The following are encoded together in the Myxococcales bacterium genome:
- the alaS gene encoding alanine--tRNA ligase, which yields MSKTSQELRRAFLEFFRSRGHTVVESGALVPPNDPTLMFANAGMVQFKDCFTGREKRAYQRAASSQKCIRISGKHNDLENVGPSPRHHTFFEMLGNFSFGDYFKEEACVFAWDFLIKDIGLDPQRFVFTYFKGEGDVPADHEARDLWRKITGLGEERILGLGMADNFWAMGDTGPCGPCSELHYYVGPEVDLARFGEEQTAQGHGWMEIWNLVFMQFEKKTKESALEALPAPSIDTGMGLERLAGIVQGKTSNYESDLLRTLVDRAAELSKKSYQGGMTPDEVSMRVIADHARTTAFLIAEGIMPDRTGREYVLRRVMRRAIRHGHRLGINEPFLHQVADLVVTHMGEQYPELVERREMIRSVAEGEETRFRQTIERGLSLLDQAFGGMDETGQKELPGADAFQLYDTYGFPLDLTQVICAERGYAVDNAGYDAALEEARKKSEFRGMEQAVESVYRDALGNLPQGTVVFSGYERDTDKSKVVAIVKDGALCERAAAGDSVEIVTERTPFYAESGGQAGDQGSIVLPAGRLRIEDTLRPVAGLSVHRGVVEEGSVAVGEEATLAIDVERREGIRRSHSATHLLHWALRQVVGSHAQQKGSLVGPGRLRFDFTHGKPLSSEELSKIEDLVNQRTLANAPVRTEVLSMEEAKKRGAMMIFEEKYGDTVRMLSMLESVELCGGTHARATGDIGLFKIQLEQGIAAGVRRIVATTGEGSLAHLRAVEHDLERAAQAAKASPKDLVEKIEKLVAETKSLEKKVDELSKKLLTGGGGLEALLGHVREIGGVKVLGVKADVADRGALRELAEQLRDKLGDSIVLVGSETEGKAQLVLTVSKPLTGRFKAGELIRPIAAIVGGSGGGRPDMAQAGGTEIDKLDQAIEAVYAGVAPTS from the coding sequence GCCCGCGGCACCACACCTTCTTCGAGATGCTGGGCAACTTCAGCTTCGGCGACTACTTTAAGGAGGAGGCCTGCGTCTTCGCCTGGGACTTCCTGATCAAGGACATCGGCCTCGATCCGCAGCGCTTCGTCTTCACCTACTTCAAGGGTGAGGGCGACGTGCCCGCCGACCACGAGGCGCGGGACCTGTGGCGCAAGATCACCGGGCTGGGTGAGGAGCGCATCCTGGGTCTCGGCATGGCCGACAATTTCTGGGCCATGGGAGACACGGGCCCCTGCGGTCCTTGCAGCGAGCTTCACTACTACGTCGGCCCCGAGGTCGACCTGGCGCGCTTCGGTGAGGAGCAGACGGCCCAGGGTCATGGCTGGATGGAGATCTGGAACCTGGTCTTCATGCAGTTCGAGAAGAAGACCAAGGAGTCCGCGCTCGAAGCCTTGCCGGCGCCGAGCATCGACACCGGCATGGGGCTCGAGCGCCTGGCGGGCATTGTCCAGGGAAAGACCAGCAACTACGAGTCGGATCTGCTGCGCACACTGGTCGACCGCGCTGCCGAGCTGTCGAAGAAGAGTTATCAGGGTGGCATGACGCCGGACGAGGTCTCCATGCGGGTGATCGCGGATCACGCGCGCACGACCGCGTTCCTGATCGCCGAAGGCATCATGCCCGACCGAACCGGGCGTGAGTACGTGCTCCGGCGCGTCATGCGCCGGGCCATTCGCCACGGGCATCGCCTGGGCATCAACGAGCCGTTCTTGCACCAGGTCGCCGATCTGGTGGTGACGCACATGGGCGAGCAATATCCGGAGCTCGTCGAGCGACGCGAGATGATCCGCTCGGTCGCCGAGGGGGAAGAGACGCGGTTTCGTCAGACCATCGAGCGCGGGCTCTCGCTGCTCGATCAAGCCTTCGGCGGCATGGACGAGACCGGGCAGAAAGAGCTGCCCGGCGCTGACGCCTTCCAGCTCTACGACACCTACGGCTTCCCGCTCGACCTGACCCAGGTGATCTGCGCCGAGCGCGGCTACGCGGTGGACAACGCGGGTTACGACGCCGCACTGGAAGAGGCGCGCAAAAAGAGCGAGTTCCGCGGCATGGAGCAGGCCGTCGAGTCCGTCTACCGAGATGCGCTCGGCAACCTGCCCCAGGGCACGGTGGTCTTCAGCGGTTACGAGCGCGACACCGACAAGTCCAAGGTCGTTGCCATCGTCAAGGACGGCGCCCTGTGCGAGCGCGCAGCCGCGGGTGACTCCGTCGAGATCGTGACCGAGCGCACGCCGTTCTACGCGGAGTCCGGCGGGCAGGCCGGGGATCAGGGCAGCATCGTGCTGCCTGCGGGGCGGCTCCGGATCGAAGACACCTTGCGCCCCGTCGCGGGCCTCAGTGTGCACCGCGGTGTCGTGGAAGAGGGCAGCGTCGCCGTCGGAGAGGAGGCCACGCTTGCCATCGACGTCGAGCGGCGCGAGGGCATTCGGCGCAGTCACTCCGCCACCCATCTGTTGCACTGGGCGCTCCGGCAAGTGGTGGGCAGCCATGCCCAGCAGAAGGGCTCGCTCGTGGGGCCCGGCCGCCTGCGCTTCGACTTCACCCACGGCAAGCCGCTGAGCAGCGAAGAGCTCAGCAAGATCGAAGACCTCGTGAATCAGCGCACGCTCGCCAACGCGCCGGTTCGGACCGAGGTGCTCTCGATGGAAGAGGCCAAGAAGCGCGGCGCCATGATGATCTTCGAAGAGAAGTACGGCGACACGGTGCGCATGCTGAGCATGCTCGAGAGCGTCGAGCTGTGCGGTGGGACGCACGCCCGGGCTACGGGGGACATCGGTCTGTTCAAGATCCAGCTCGAGCAGGGCATTGCCGCCGGAGTGCGCCGCATCGTAGCCACGACGGGGGAGGGCTCGCTGGCTCACCTACGAGCGGTCGAACACGATCTCGAGCGTGCGGCGCAGGCTGCAAAGGCGTCGCCCAAAGATCTGGTCGAGAAGATCGAGAAGCTCGTGGCCGAGACGAAGTCGCTCGAAAAGAAGGTCGACGAGCTCTCGAAGAAGCTGCTCACCGGTGGCGGCGGACTCGAAGCGCTGCTCGGGCACGTACGCGAGATCGGGGGCGTCAAGGTGCTGGGTGTGAAGGCGGACGTCGCCGATCGCGGCGCCTTGCGCGAGCTCGCGGAGCAGCTGCGGGACAAACTGGGTGACAGTATCGTGCTCGTGGGCTCCGAGACCGAGGGCAAGGCGCAGCTCGTCCTGACCGTGTCGAAGCCGCTCACGGGTCGGTTCAAGGCGGGCGAGCTGATCCGCCCGATTGCCGCCATCGTGGGCGGCTCCGGTGGCGGTCGCCCCGACATGGCGCAGGCGGGCGGCACGGAGATCGACAAGCTCGATCAGGCCATCGAGGCCGTCTACGCCGGCGTAGCGCCGACGAGCTGA